Proteins from a genomic interval of Watersipora subatra chromosome 10, tzWatSuba1.1, whole genome shotgun sequence:
- the LOC137407300 gene encoding uncharacterized protein, translating into MINQCVTCRRLRGRPIEQFLADLPQERVDPTPPFSHIGMDCFDPFHIKDKRTELKKYGLILTCLYSRAIHIETLDDLSADALINALRCFICIRGPVKTIICDNGTNFVGASNEFAKELEKLDSKSYLGRYFQQAQINFEFNVLNASHAGGVWEQQIWNVRAVLSGMIVRKYNARLNSAGLRTALNEVMAVVNSRPLAVDDLHNPQRSVLTPNHLVTMKGQSIPSSPGVFEGSEIYGRKMWRRVQQFGEEF; encoded by the coding sequence ATGATAAACCAATGTGTGACTTGCAGAAGGTTAAGAGGCAGACCAATTGAACAGTTCTTGGCTGACCTCCCACAAGAGAGAGTAGATCCAACGCCTCCATTCTCTCACATAGGCATGGACTGTTTTGATCCTTTTCACATCAAGGACAAAAGAACCGAGCTTAAAAAGTATGGGCTCATACTAACATGCCTTTACTCAAGAGCCATCCACATAGAAACGCTGGATGACCTGTCAGCAGACGCCCTAATCAATGCTCTAAGATGCTTCATCTGTATTCGTGGCCCAGTCAAGACCATCATATGCGACAATGGGACAAATTTTGTCGGAGCTAGCAACGAATTTGCAAAAGAGTTAGAAAAGTTGGACTCCAAATCCTACTTAGGCCGCTATTTCCAACAAGCACAGATTAACTTTGAATTCAATGTACTAAATGCAAGCCATGCTGGCGGCGTCTGGGAGCAGCAGATATGGAATGTAAGAGCTGTCCTAAGTGGCATGATTGTCAGAAAATATAATGCAAGACTAAACAGTGCAGGCCTGCGTACAGCACTGAATGAAGTCATGGCGGTAGTCAACAGTCGACCACTAGCGGTAGATGACCTCCACAACCCACAAAGAAGTGTTCTGACACCAAACCATTTGGTAACCATGAAGGGACAGAGCATTCCATCTTCACCTGGCGTCTTTGAAGGTTCGGAGATCTATGGGCGGAAAATGTGGCGTCGTGTACAGCAGTTTGGAGAAGAGTTCTAG
- the LOC137407299 gene encoding uncharacterized protein, whose amino-acid sequence MKVHLFETTSSLGAATYGLRRPASDYSKISSSAAEFIKKDFYVDDGLNSVETLEQAISLIHDARALCSKGNLRLHKFSSNNAEVLQQAPETERSVQDVDFLPDKLPEQRMLGLQWAMSGDTFKFINNIKEKPQTKRGILSVVSQLFDPLGFLCPFILLGKNILQKVTKLNVGWDDDINGELKELWLKWVAELAFLDQIQIPRCLKAANFGETVRIELHHFSDASDHGIGAASYIKLIDDQGNVHTTLLAGKSKVIPSKQQVTISRLELLGAVAATKLAKMLRTELNMHIDGEYFWTDSKIVLGSRPNEGGGGVCVYVADGFEARVLAATLAGAEAVFASVHSSGRRIFSVLAVYRAPSGALPSFLEDLGALIPTLPPDTIIDIEEASTQIIKQVQQAHFSDEMHAIKNGQAVSRENALSKLQPFLDSKDILRVGG is encoded by the exons ATGAAGGTGCATTTGTTTGAGACCACCTCCTCGCTTGGCGCAGCCACATATGGTTTAAGAAGACCAGCTAGTGACTATAGTAAGATATCCTCAAGTGCTGCGGAGTTCATAAAGAAAGACTTTTATGTTGATGACGGATTAAATTCCGTGGAAACATTAGAACAGGCCATTAGTTTGATACACGATGCAAGAGCTTTATGTAGCAAGGGCAACCTTCGTCTGCACAAGTTTTCGTCAAACAATGCAGAGGTGCTTCAGCAAGCGCCAGAAACTGAGAGGTCAGTGCAAGATGTTGACTTCCTCCCGGATAAACTACCAGAGCAGAGAATGCTAGGACTCCAATGGGCAATGAGTGGAGACACTTTCAAGTTCATTAACAACATCAAGGAGAAACCACAGACAAAACGAGGAATACTTTCAGTTGTAAGTCAACTGTTCGACCCATTGGGATTTCTCTGTCCCTTTATCTTACTAGGCAAAAACATTCTCCAGAAAGTAACCAAGCTGAATGTTGGGTGGGATGACGATATCAACGGAGAACTAAAAGAACTATGGCTCAAGTGGGTTGCCGAACTTGCATTCCTAGACCAGATCCAAATTCCGAGATGTCTGAAAGCCGCTAACTTTGGAGAAACCGTAAGAATAGAGCTCCATCACTTCTCCGATGCCAGCGATCACGGAATCGGAGCAGCTTCTTATATCAAGCTTATTGATGACCAAGGGAATGTGCACACAACGCTTTTAGCAGGAAAATCAAAGGTTATCCCTTCCAAACAACAAGTAACCATCTCAAGACTGGAACTTCTAGGAGCTGTAGCTGCCACCAAACTTGCTAAAATGCTACGTACAGAACTCAACATGCACATTGATGGTGAATATTTTTGGACAGACTCCAAAATCGTGCTAGG TTCACGGCCAAATGAAGGAGGTGGAggagtttgtgtgtatgtggcAGATGGTTTTGAGGCTAGAGTTTTGGCGGCTACACTGGCTGGGGCGGAAGCGGTGTTCGCGTCGGTGCATTCTTCGGGGCGCCGGATTTTCTCGGTGTTGGCAGTCTACAGGGCGCCCTCGGGCGCTCTGCCGTCTTTTCTGGAGGATCTCGGAGCTTTGATCCCCACATTACCACCGGACACAATAATT GACATAGAGGAAGCATCCACACAAATTATTAAGCAAGTACAGCAAGCACATTTCTCAGATGAAATGCATGCCATAAAAAATGGTCAAGCGGTGAGCAGGGAAAATGCTCTATCCAAGCTACAACCATTTCTCGACAGCAAGGATATACTTCGTGTAGGCGGATGA